The nucleotide sequence AACAATGCATTTTGAATGCTTTCTATCATTTGCTCTACGTCTTCAAATTTTTCCAAAGCACCCTTTGTTATAATGGATGATATGCTCTTTTTTTCGTACGATTCTGATTTGAGAAATACTTTAGCTAAGTTCTCTATCTTGTTGTCATCCCAGTGCTTGACACTGGGATCCATATTTCTTTTTTTCTGGGTCCCAGTGTCAAGCACTGGGATGACAACATCTGGTACGGACGATTTTGTGCTATTACACCAATCATAAAGTATCGCACTGTAACTCTGATCCCTTTTGCTTCCCTTACTTAATATTTTAGCTAATCTTTTTATCTGCTCAATCGTTTCATTCTGTAAATTGTCAATCTTGTCTGGGAAGCTTAGTTTATCTTTTATATATCCTAAATTATTTTCTAGAGCTGATCTCTTTATACATAAGGTATAGAGCAAATCACGCAGCTTATTTTCATCAATTTCAGCTGCAACGATATTGATATCGTCCTGCACAGTTTCGTTATGAAGCGTTTTTTCAAATACGATGGAATGCAATTCTTTACATTCGCTCAACGTACAATTTGGAGCGATACCAGCTTCTGTAGGAAAGCTGGAGATTAATTTGTAACAAAAGGCGTGTATAGTTTGAATATTAAGACCAAGATTTTCCAGTTCAGAAAAAAGCCTTCTTGCTCTTGTTAAATAATCTTTATTTTCTCTGGTCACATACTGGGCTAATTGTTCTAAATCTGCGACCAATATACCCTCTGGACATATTGCCCACTTACTAAGTGTACTGTAAATGCGATTCTCCATTTCATTTGCTGCAGCATTGGTAAATGTTAAGCAGAGAATATTTCTCTTATTCTCTAATAGAAGTCTTAATACTCTGTCTATTAAGATCTTTGTTTTACCTGTACCAGCTGATGCACTTACCCATACAGAGAAGTTAGGATTTATGGCATTTGATCTCATTGGGAGTGTATAAAGTTTGACTGAAGTGGCATTTCAAGTATAGTAAATAAGATAGTGTTAGTGAAGATATACAGATGGAAAGTTTTTGTGTAAAGGCTCCTGCAAAGATCAATCTTTTTTTACATATTATAAATAGAGAAGAAAGAGGGTATCATTTAATTGAAAGTTTGGTTGTCTTTGCTAAACTTTCTAATTTTTTAGAGATAAAAGTAGGAGAAAAAAACTTTAGATATGATAACTCTACAGTTCAATTTGTAAACTCTGAGTTTAAAATAAATTATCGATATAATACTATAACGAAAGCATTGAGTCTACTGCTTAGGTACGCTCCTATACGAACTAAAGTCACTGTAAAGGTTATAAAAAATGTACCAATTGCTGCAGGATTTGGTAGTGGTTCCTCAGATGCTGGAGCTGTGATACGCACGCTAGGAGAGCTGTGGGATATTGATAGGCAAATTTTAAGTGATATAGCTTTAAGCGTTGGTGCTGATGTGCCTGCAAGTGTAGATAGTAAGCCAGTTTTTGTTAGAGGTGTTGGTGAGGAATTATGTCCCATTAAACAATGCTCTTTACCCATAAGTCTGGTACTTGTGAAACCAAAAAAAAAGTTTTTGAATACATCAGAAGTATTTTCCAAGTATAAAGAGGATTTCTCTAATCCAATTAAGTGGAGTGATAACAATGAGGAGAATTTGTTAGAGCTTCTTAAAGAGACAAAAAATGACCTTCAAGAAGCAGCAATAGGTTTTGTACCTGAAATTCAGAATGTAATATCAACACTAGAGTCACAAGAAGGCTCTATACTTTCTCGTATGTCAGGTAGTGGTGTAGCATGTTTTGGAATGTTTGATAGTGAAGAAAGTGCAAAAGCTGCAGCGGCAAATATCAAAAAGGAATATCCAGAATGGTGGGTGTGCGACACAGAATTAATAGTTTGATTTATGCCCTTAATTTCCAAGAAGAAAAATCTTATAGATGGTTACAGGGAAGAAAGATTTTGGGTAAATAATCAAGAATATCATGGCTCAATTATAATTTTTCCTGAAAAGGTGATTGAATTGAAAGAAAGTGATATAAATAACAAGGAGTATTTTAAATCTTTTTTAACAGAGGAAATAGAGATTTTGATAATAGGTACTGGTAAGATACGCGATTGTTCAATGAAGTCTTATCTTATGGAGCAAAAGAATTTAAATTTTGAATTTATGACGACGGGTTCTGCATGCAGAACCCATAACGTTTTAATATCTGAAGATAGATTTGTTGTCAGTTATCTGATAGCATGTTAGAGATATTTACACAGAGTTTTTTTATAAACAGTCTAATTGCGGTAATTATGATTAGCCTAGTCACAGGAGCTCTAGGGTCATTTATGATATGGCAAAGGTTATCGTATTTGGGTGATAGTTTGTCCCATTCGTCATTGCTTGGTATTGCACTTGCTTTGATCTTTAATATCAGTCCATCGGTAAGTATAATGCTCATTGCAATTATGTTTGCTATACTACTTTCTCTTAATTTTAATAAATTATACTCTGCTGATACGATATTGAACATAGTTACCAATGTAGTTTTATCATCGAGTTTAATACTTATGTCTTTTCTTCCATCAGGTAATAATAGTATTATTAGCTCACTTTTTGGTGACATATTAATGATTGACCAAAGTAATATAATATCAATTTTTCTAACCTCCGTAATAGTTACTTTGATATTAATATTTAGATGGCGCTATTGGCTGATGATTTCGATTAATCAAGATTTGGCAACAGTTGAGAAAGTAAATGTTAATTTTGTTAGGCTAGAATTTTTGATTATACTCGCTATCTTTATTGCAATTTCTGCTCAATTAATAGGAATATTACTCATTGCTGCATTTTTGTTAATACCTGCTGCATCAGCAAGACTCATTTCAAAAACTCCAATGCAAATGATTATTGTTGCAACAGTTTTTTCTGTGATTTCTGGAGTATCAGGTTTGATATTATCTGCAAGTTTTGACTTATTAACTGGACCTGCAATTATACTTATCGCAGCTGTGTATTTAATCATTGCTTATTTTATAAGATTGGTGTTAAGTAGATCGACTTAATTTTGGTCTCGAAAGTTCATAATTCATTAACAAATGAGTGTAACTATCTGAGCGTAAAGTAGTTTTTGCTACGTTGTTTTATGTGCTAATTGTTAATTTGTGGAGTGAAAGATATGGCCGAAGGATTTTTTTCTAGATATATAGGACAGCCTATAAA is from Wolbachia endosymbiont (group B) of Hofmannophila pseudospretella and encodes:
- a CDS encoding 4-(cytidine 5'-diphospho)-2-C-methyl-D-erythritol kinase encodes the protein MESFCVKAPAKINLFLHIINREERGYHLIESLVVFAKLSNFLEIKVGEKNFRYDNSTVQFVNSEFKINYRYNTITKALSLLLRYAPIRTKVTVKVIKNVPIAAGFGSGSSDAGAVIRTLGELWDIDRQILSDIALSVGADVPASVDSKPVFVRGVGEELCPIKQCSLPISLVLVKPKKKFLNTSEVFSKYKEDFSNPIKWSDNNEENLLELLKETKNDLQEAAIGFVPEIQNVISTLESQEGSILSRMSGSGVACFGMFDSEESAKAAAANIKKEYPEWWVCDTELIV
- a CDS encoding Mth938-like domain-containing protein, whose amino-acid sequence is MPLISKKKNLIDGYREERFWVNNQEYHGSIIIFPEKVIELKESDINNKEYFKSFLTEEIEILIIGTGKIRDCSMKSYLMEQKNLNFEFMTTGSACRTHNVLISEDRFVVSYLIAC
- a CDS encoding metal ABC transporter permease, with product MLEIFTQSFFINSLIAVIMISLVTGALGSFMIWQRLSYLGDSLSHSSLLGIALALIFNISPSVSIMLIAIMFAILLSLNFNKLYSADTILNIVTNVVLSSSLILMSFLPSGNNSIISSLFGDILMIDQSNIISIFLTSVIVTLILIFRWRYWLMISINQDLATVEKVNVNFVRLEFLIILAIFIAISAQLIGILLIAAFLLIPAASARLISKTPMQMIIVATVFSVISGVSGLILSASFDLLTGPAIILIAAVYLIIAYFIRLVLSRST